The proteins below come from a single Malus domestica chromosome 03, GDT2T_hap1 genomic window:
- the LOC139194748 gene encoding secreted RxLR effector protein 161-like, whose protein sequence is MTKEFEMTDIGLMAYYLGIEVKQNKEGIFISQESYTKEILKKFKMEDCKPISTPMECRVKLTKHDEGESVDPTFFKSLVGSLRYLTCTRPDILYVVGLVSRYMENPTTTHLKTTKIILRYLKGTVNFGLFYSSSNNYKLVGYSDSDWAGDSDDRKNTIGFVFLMGDTAFTWMSKRQPIVTLSTCEAEYVTATSCVCHAIWLRNLLKELSMPQEEPTEIYVDNKSAIALA, encoded by the coding sequence atGACCAAAGAATTCGAGATGACCGACATCGGGTTGATGGCATACTACCTaggcattgaagtcaagcagaacaaagaaggcattttcatctcccaagaaagctacacaaaggagatactgaaaaagttcaaaatggaaGATTGCAAGCCCATAAGCACGCCAATGGAGTGCAGAGTCaaactaaccaagcatgatgaaggagaaagtgtagatccaacatttttcaagaGTTTAGTTGGAAGCTTGCGCTACTTGACTTGCACAAGACCAGACATTCTCTATGTCGTCGGATTAGTCAGTCGCTACATGGAGAATCCCACAACTACACATTTGAAGACCACCAAAATAATTCTTCGATACCTTAAAGGTACTGTTAACTTTGGCTTGTTCTATTCAAGCTCTAATAACTACAAACTTGTTGGATATAGTGACAGTGATTGGGCAGGAGATTCTGACGATAGAAAAAACACTATTGGATTTGTGTTCCTCATGGGAGACACTGCATTCACATGGATGTCGAAGAGGCAACCGATTGTCACTCTCTCTACCTGTGAAGCTGAATACGTAACTGCTACCTCATGTGTCTGTCATGCAATCTGGCTGAGAAACTTGCTAAAAGAATTAAGCATGCCACAAGAAGAGCCAACAGAGATCTATGTTGACAACAAGTCTGCAATAGCTCTAGCATAg
- the LOC139194095 gene encoding uncharacterized protein, with the protein MKSNLEDVVTAIDLSRKTMSRIRLNYVWALGYNVHRMPVAAEVLFPFTGIRLPPWLADENSTFGHLQLCPQNGQNSSASGTNYQISPPQTKTSLPLVAHFQVAIGALAISHTNFSTNQSALLALKAHITSDPLNILTANWSSASNSDICNWVGISCGAGHHRITALNLWHMGLARVFLPHLGKLSFLVELGLKIIAFMVPYCKNCLVCAG; encoded by the exons ATGAAGAGCAACTTGGAAGATGTGGTTACAGCCATTGATCTCTCTAGAAAGACCATGTCTCGAATTCGATTGAATTATGTCTGGGCCCTGGGCTACAATGTCCACAGAATGCCGGTGGCGGCTGAAGTTTTGTTCCCTTTCACTGGAATTCGATTACCACCGTGGCTTGCAG ACGAAAATTCCACATTTGGGCATCTCCAGCTGTGCCCACAAAATGGACAGAACTCGTCGGCTAGCGGCACCAATTACCAAATATCACCACCACAGACCAAAACATCCTTACCACTCGTTGCTCACTTCCAAGTTGCAATTG GTGCATTAGCAATATCTCATACCAATTTCAGCACAAATCAGTCTGCGCTTCTTGCTCTCAAGGCTCACATCACTAGTGACCCTCTAAACATCTTGACCGCCAACTGGTCGTCTGCCTCCAATTCCGATATTTGCAACTGGGTTGGCATTAGCTGCGGTGCTGGCCACCACAGAATCACAGCCTTAAATCTCTGGCACATGGGTCTTGCCAGAGTTTTTCTTCCTCATCTAGGCAAACTCTCATTTCTCGTTGAGTTGGGCCTTAAAATAATAGCTTTCATGGTCCCCTACTGCAAGAACTGTCTCGTTTGCGCCGGTTGA